Proteins encoded by one window of Dioscorea cayenensis subsp. rotundata cultivar TDr96_F1 chromosome 6, TDr96_F1_v2_PseudoChromosome.rev07_lg8_w22 25.fasta, whole genome shotgun sequence:
- the LOC120263380 gene encoding ribosomal RNA large subunit methyltransferase I isoform X2 has protein sequence MLAIQLPARLVVRSITSFSSTSTTAATATTLQEIAATRKGLAKVVLKKGKTQIFRDGSPMVYSGAVDRIIGRPPPKTGDIVLVADGLEKPIGWGLYNSVSMFCVRLMQLEEEATRDLNCALDMEKLLETRFDAAIELRRSLGLPSVDTTAYRLINSEGDRLSGLIIDVFGDVAVVASSAAWVEQYKSEIELHIRTMKNIKHIKWRPSIDILKEEGLDITDQTDSDSSMLSEVKVIENGICYNVSLAGQKTGFYADQRENRRLISLISKGQKVLDVFCYSGGFALNAAKGGAEYVIGIDSSSPALELAEENVRLNKFNPEKISFMRKDATEFMKEAASRQKVWDIVILDPPKLAPRRKVLQNASGMYRNLNSLAMKITKKGGLLMTCSCSGAITQSGTFLRILQGAASLAGRKITILRQAGAACDHPIDPSYPEGAYLTNYLLRVL, from the exons ATGCTAGCAATACAGCTCCCTGCTCGTCTTGTCGTGAGATCCATCACCAGCTtctcctccacctccaccacTGCCGCCACCGCTACCACCTTGCAGGAAATCGCCGCCACCCGTAAAG GTCTGGCTAAGGTTGTCTTGAAAAAAggcaaaacacaaatttttcgTGATGGAAGTCCGATGGTTTACAGTGGTGCAGTTGATAGAATAATTGGCAGACCGCCTCCAAAAACTGGCGACATTGTTCTGGTGGCTGATGGGTTAGAGAAGCCGATTGGTTGGGGTTTGTACAACTCAGTGTCCATGTTCTGTGTTCGTCTTATGCAACTTGAAGAAGAGGCCACTAG GGATTTAAATTGTGCATTGGACATGGAAAAGCTGCTTGAAACAAGGTTTGACGCTGCAATAGAATTACGTAGAAGTCTGGGTCTTCCATCAGTGGATACCACTGCATATCGTCTTATCAATAGCGAAGGTGACAG GTTGTCTGGCCTAATTATAGATGTTTTTGGAGATGTTGCAGTAGTAGCTTCATCTGCTGCATGGGTTGAACAGTACAAATCAGAGATAGAGTTGCATATCAGAACTATGaagaatataaaacatataaaatggaGACCATCAATTGATATCTTAAAAGAAGAAGGTCTGGACATAACAGATCAAACAGATTCTGATTCATCTATGCTTTCTGAAGTAAAG GTGATAGAAAATGGCATATGCTACAATGTCTCCTTAGCAGGTCAGAAGACTGGGTTTTATGCAGATCAACGTGAAAATCGTCGTCTCATATCATTAATTTCAAAGGGTCAAAAAGTTCTTGATGTTTTCTGCTACAGTGGTGGTTTTGCTCTAAATGCAGCAAAGGGTGGTGCTGAGTATGTCATTG GAATTGATTCTTCATCACCTGCTTTGGAGCTTGCTGAAGAGAATGTCCGTCTGAATAAGTTCAATCCCGAAAAAATTTCATTCATGAGAAAAGATGCAACTGAATTCATGAAAGAAGCTGCATCCAGACAGAAAGTTTGGGATATAGTAATTCTTGATCCTCCAAAACTAGCACCTCGAAGAAAG GTTCTGCAAAATGCATCTGGTATGTATAGAAATCTGAACTCATTAGCAATGAAAATCACAAAGAAGGGCGGCCTACTCATGACATGTTCTTGCTCAGGAGCCATCACTCAAAGTGGAACATTTCTACGTATTCTTCAG GGTGCTGCATCATTGGCAGGTAGAAAAATCACAATTTTACGGCAAGCTGGAGCAGCGTGTGATCATCCCATTGACCCTTCTTACCCTGAAGGTGCGTATCTAACTAATTACTTGCTCAGAGTACTGTGA
- the LOC120263380 gene encoding ribosomal RNA large subunit methyltransferase I isoform X3 → MLAIQLPARLVVRSITSFSSTSTTAATATTLQEIAATRKGLAKVVLKKGKTQIFRDGSPMVYSGAVDRIIGRPPPKTGDIVLVADGLEKPIGWGLYNSVSMFCVRLMQLEEEATRDLNCALDMEKLLETRFDAAIELRRSLGLPSVDTTAYRLINSEVDIYFICRLSGLIIDVFGDVAVVASSAAWVEQYKSEIELHIRTMKNIKHIKWRPSIDILKEEGLDITDQTDSDSSMLSEVKVIENGICYNVSLAGQKTGFYADQRENRRLISLISKGQKVLDVFCYSGGFALNAAKGGAEYVIGIDSSSPALELAEENVRLNKFNPEKISFMRKDATEFMKEAASRQKVWDIVILDPPKLAPRRKVLQNASGMYRNLNSLAMKITKKGGLLMTCSCSGAITQSGTFLRILQGAASLAGRKITILRQAGAACDHPIDPSYPEA, encoded by the exons ATGCTAGCAATACAGCTCCCTGCTCGTCTTGTCGTGAGATCCATCACCAGCTtctcctccacctccaccacTGCCGCCACCGCTACCACCTTGCAGGAAATCGCCGCCACCCGTAAAG GTCTGGCTAAGGTTGTCTTGAAAAAAggcaaaacacaaatttttcgTGATGGAAGTCCGATGGTTTACAGTGGTGCAGTTGATAGAATAATTGGCAGACCGCCTCCAAAAACTGGCGACATTGTTCTGGTGGCTGATGGGTTAGAGAAGCCGATTGGTTGGGGTTTGTACAACTCAGTGTCCATGTTCTGTGTTCGTCTTATGCAACTTGAAGAAGAGGCCACTAG GGATTTAAATTGTGCATTGGACATGGAAAAGCTGCTTGAAACAAGGTTTGACGCTGCAATAGAATTACGTAGAAGTCTGGGTCTTCCATCAGTGGATACCACTGCATATCGTCTTATCAATAGCGAAG tggatatatattttatttgcagGTTGTCTGGCCTAATTATAGATGTTTTTGGAGATGTTGCAGTAGTAGCTTCATCTGCTGCATGGGTTGAACAGTACAAATCAGAGATAGAGTTGCATATCAGAACTATGaagaatataaaacatataaaatggaGACCATCAATTGATATCTTAAAAGAAGAAGGTCTGGACATAACAGATCAAACAGATTCTGATTCATCTATGCTTTCTGAAGTAAAG GTGATAGAAAATGGCATATGCTACAATGTCTCCTTAGCAGGTCAGAAGACTGGGTTTTATGCAGATCAACGTGAAAATCGTCGTCTCATATCATTAATTTCAAAGGGTCAAAAAGTTCTTGATGTTTTCTGCTACAGTGGTGGTTTTGCTCTAAATGCAGCAAAGGGTGGTGCTGAGTATGTCATTG GAATTGATTCTTCATCACCTGCTTTGGAGCTTGCTGAAGAGAATGTCCGTCTGAATAAGTTCAATCCCGAAAAAATTTCATTCATGAGAAAAGATGCAACTGAATTCATGAAAGAAGCTGCATCCAGACAGAAAGTTTGGGATATAGTAATTCTTGATCCTCCAAAACTAGCACCTCGAAGAAAG GTTCTGCAAAATGCATCTGGTATGTATAGAAATCTGAACTCATTAGCAATGAAAATCACAAAGAAGGGCGGCCTACTCATGACATGTTCTTGCTCAGGAGCCATCACTCAAAGTGGAACATTTCTACGTATTCTTCAG GGTGCTGCATCATTGGCAGGTAGAAAAATCACAATTTTACGGCAAGCTGGAGCAGCGTGTGATCATCCCATTGACCCTTCTTACCCTGAAG CTTAA
- the LOC120263380 gene encoding ribosomal RNA large subunit methyltransferase I isoform X1, with protein sequence MLAIQLPARLVVRSITSFSSTSTTAATATTLQEIAATRKGLAKVVLKKGKTQIFRDGSPMVYSGAVDRIIGRPPPKTGDIVLVADGLEKPIGWGLYNSVSMFCVRLMQLEEEATRDLNCALDMEKLLETRFDAAIELRRSLGLPSVDTTAYRLINSEVDIYFICRLSGLIIDVFGDVAVVASSAAWVEQYKSEIELHIRTMKNIKHIKWRPSIDILKEEGLDITDQTDSDSSMLSEVKVIENGICYNVSLAGQKTGFYADQRENRRLISLISKGQKVLDVFCYSGGFALNAAKGGAEYVIGIDSSSPALELAEENVRLNKFNPEKISFMRKDATEFMKEAASRQKVWDIVILDPPKLAPRRKVLQNASGMYRNLNSLAMKITKKGGLLMTCSCSGAITQSGTFLRILQGAASLAGRKITILRQAGAACDHPIDPSYPEGAYLTNYLLRVL encoded by the exons ATGCTAGCAATACAGCTCCCTGCTCGTCTTGTCGTGAGATCCATCACCAGCTtctcctccacctccaccacTGCCGCCACCGCTACCACCTTGCAGGAAATCGCCGCCACCCGTAAAG GTCTGGCTAAGGTTGTCTTGAAAAAAggcaaaacacaaatttttcgTGATGGAAGTCCGATGGTTTACAGTGGTGCAGTTGATAGAATAATTGGCAGACCGCCTCCAAAAACTGGCGACATTGTTCTGGTGGCTGATGGGTTAGAGAAGCCGATTGGTTGGGGTTTGTACAACTCAGTGTCCATGTTCTGTGTTCGTCTTATGCAACTTGAAGAAGAGGCCACTAG GGATTTAAATTGTGCATTGGACATGGAAAAGCTGCTTGAAACAAGGTTTGACGCTGCAATAGAATTACGTAGAAGTCTGGGTCTTCCATCAGTGGATACCACTGCATATCGTCTTATCAATAGCGAAG tggatatatattttatttgcagGTTGTCTGGCCTAATTATAGATGTTTTTGGAGATGTTGCAGTAGTAGCTTCATCTGCTGCATGGGTTGAACAGTACAAATCAGAGATAGAGTTGCATATCAGAACTATGaagaatataaaacatataaaatggaGACCATCAATTGATATCTTAAAAGAAGAAGGTCTGGACATAACAGATCAAACAGATTCTGATTCATCTATGCTTTCTGAAGTAAAG GTGATAGAAAATGGCATATGCTACAATGTCTCCTTAGCAGGTCAGAAGACTGGGTTTTATGCAGATCAACGTGAAAATCGTCGTCTCATATCATTAATTTCAAAGGGTCAAAAAGTTCTTGATGTTTTCTGCTACAGTGGTGGTTTTGCTCTAAATGCAGCAAAGGGTGGTGCTGAGTATGTCATTG GAATTGATTCTTCATCACCTGCTTTGGAGCTTGCTGAAGAGAATGTCCGTCTGAATAAGTTCAATCCCGAAAAAATTTCATTCATGAGAAAAGATGCAACTGAATTCATGAAAGAAGCTGCATCCAGACAGAAAGTTTGGGATATAGTAATTCTTGATCCTCCAAAACTAGCACCTCGAAGAAAG GTTCTGCAAAATGCATCTGGTATGTATAGAAATCTGAACTCATTAGCAATGAAAATCACAAAGAAGGGCGGCCTACTCATGACATGTTCTTGCTCAGGAGCCATCACTCAAAGTGGAACATTTCTACGTATTCTTCAG GGTGCTGCATCATTGGCAGGTAGAAAAATCACAATTTTACGGCAAGCTGGAGCAGCGTGTGATCATCCCATTGACCCTTCTTACCCTGAAGGTGCGTATCTAACTAATTACTTGCTCAGAGTACTGTGA
- the LOC120263381 gene encoding LOW QUALITY PROTEIN: ALA-interacting subunit 1-like (The sequence of the model RefSeq protein was modified relative to this genomic sequence to represent the inferred CDS: deleted 1 base in 1 codon) — MNNSYAGPSSASADASATRRNSKRPKYSKFTQQELPACKPILTPQWVISVFTLIGLIFVPIGVASLFASNNVVEIVDRYDTECIPKNMTDNKIAYIQNKAINKTCIRKVRVPKDMDQPIYVYYQLDNFYQNHRRYVKSRNDAQLRDEKKANETSGCDPEKTTANGSPIVPCGLIAWSLFNDTYTFTRGNQSLTVNKTNISWKSDRDHKFGSNVFPKNFQNGTLIGGGSLDLNKSLSEQENLIVWMRTAALPTFRKLYGKIEVDLKKNDIITVVLKNNYNTYSFSGKKKLVLSTTSWLGGKNDFLGIGYLTVGGLCFFLAAAFTVVYFVKPRKLGDTSYLSWNRTGAGR; from the exons ATGAATAATAGCTACGCAGGGCCAAGCTCCGCCAGTGCCGACGCATCGGCCACTCGCCGGAATTCGAAGCGCCCTAAGT ATTCGAAGTTCACTCAGCAAGAGCTTCCAGCTTGCAAGCCGATTCTCACTCCACAGTGG GTGATTTCTGTTTTCACCCTCATTGGATTGATCTTTGTTCCCATTGGTGTTGCTTCGCTGTTTGCTTCCAATAAT gttgTTGAGATAGTTGATCGGTATGATACTGAATGCATTCCCAAGAACATGACCGACAATAAGATTGCATACATACAGAATAAGGCAATCAACAAAACTTGTATTCGGAAAGTTAGA gtgcCCAAGGATATGGATCAGCCTATTTATGTGTATTATCAGCTTGATAACTTCTATCAAAACCATAGGAG GTATGTGAAGAGTCGCAATGATGCACAACTTCGGgatgaaaaaaaagcaaatgagACCAGTGGCTGTGATCCAGAGAAGACCACTGCAAAT GGCAGCCCAATTGTTCCTTGTGGTCTAATAGCATGGAGCTTATTCAATGACACATACACCTTTACCCGTGGCAACCAATCCTTGACAGTGAACAAGACAAATATATCCTGGAAAAGTGACCGAGACCATAAGTTTGGAAGTAATGTTTTTCCCAAGAACTTCCAGAACGGTACTCTCATAGGTGGTGGAAGCCTTGATTTAAATAAGTCT TTGAGTGAGCAGGAGAACCTCATTGTTTGGATGCGTACTGCAGCCCTTCCAACATTTAGGAAGCTGTACGGGAAGATAGAGGTTGATCTTAAGAAGAATGATATCATTACAGTGGTGTTAAAGAACAATTACAACACCTACAGTTTTAGTGGTAAGAAGAAGCTTGTCTTGTCCACGACAAGCTGGCTTGGAGGAAAGAATGATTTTCTTGGTATTGGATATTTGACTGTTGGTGGATTGTGCTTTTTCTTGGCTGCCGCCTTCACCGTTGTATACTTTGTGAAACCAAG gaAACTTGGAGATACATCATATTTATCATGGAATAGAACTGGCGCTGGACGTTAA
- the LOC120263380 gene encoding ribosomal RNA large subunit methyltransferase I isoform X4 — protein sequence MLAIQLPARLVVRSITSFSSTSTTAATATTLQEIAATRKGLAKVVLKKGKTQIFRDGSPMVYSGAVDRIIGRPPPKTGDIVLVADGLEKPIGWGLYNSVSMFCVRLMQLEEEATRDLNCALDMEKLLETRFDAAIELRRSLGLPSVDTTAYRLINSEVDIYFICRLSGLIIDVFGDVAVVASSAAWVEQYKSEIELHIRTMKNIKHIKWRPSIDILKEEGLDITDQTDSDSSMLSEVKVIENGICYNVSLAGQKTGFYADQRENRRLISLISKGQKVLDVFCYSGGFALNAAKGGAEYVIGIDSSSPALELAEENVRLNKFNPEKISFMRKDATEFMKEAASRQKVWDIVILDPPKLAPRRKVLQNASGAITQSGTFLRILQGAASLAGRKITILRQAGAACDHPIDPSYPEGAYLTNYLLRVL from the exons ATGCTAGCAATACAGCTCCCTGCTCGTCTTGTCGTGAGATCCATCACCAGCTtctcctccacctccaccacTGCCGCCACCGCTACCACCTTGCAGGAAATCGCCGCCACCCGTAAAG GTCTGGCTAAGGTTGTCTTGAAAAAAggcaaaacacaaatttttcgTGATGGAAGTCCGATGGTTTACAGTGGTGCAGTTGATAGAATAATTGGCAGACCGCCTCCAAAAACTGGCGACATTGTTCTGGTGGCTGATGGGTTAGAGAAGCCGATTGGTTGGGGTTTGTACAACTCAGTGTCCATGTTCTGTGTTCGTCTTATGCAACTTGAAGAAGAGGCCACTAG GGATTTAAATTGTGCATTGGACATGGAAAAGCTGCTTGAAACAAGGTTTGACGCTGCAATAGAATTACGTAGAAGTCTGGGTCTTCCATCAGTGGATACCACTGCATATCGTCTTATCAATAGCGAAG tggatatatattttatttgcagGTTGTCTGGCCTAATTATAGATGTTTTTGGAGATGTTGCAGTAGTAGCTTCATCTGCTGCATGGGTTGAACAGTACAAATCAGAGATAGAGTTGCATATCAGAACTATGaagaatataaaacatataaaatggaGACCATCAATTGATATCTTAAAAGAAGAAGGTCTGGACATAACAGATCAAACAGATTCTGATTCATCTATGCTTTCTGAAGTAAAG GTGATAGAAAATGGCATATGCTACAATGTCTCCTTAGCAGGTCAGAAGACTGGGTTTTATGCAGATCAACGTGAAAATCGTCGTCTCATATCATTAATTTCAAAGGGTCAAAAAGTTCTTGATGTTTTCTGCTACAGTGGTGGTTTTGCTCTAAATGCAGCAAAGGGTGGTGCTGAGTATGTCATTG GAATTGATTCTTCATCACCTGCTTTGGAGCTTGCTGAAGAGAATGTCCGTCTGAATAAGTTCAATCCCGAAAAAATTTCATTCATGAGAAAAGATGCAACTGAATTCATGAAAGAAGCTGCATCCAGACAGAAAGTTTGGGATATAGTAATTCTTGATCCTCCAAAACTAGCACCTCGAAGAAAG GTTCTGCAAAATGCATCTG GAGCCATCACTCAAAGTGGAACATTTCTACGTATTCTTCAG GGTGCTGCATCATTGGCAGGTAGAAAAATCACAATTTTACGGCAAGCTGGAGCAGCGTGTGATCATCCCATTGACCCTTCTTACCCTGAAGGTGCGTATCTAACTAATTACTTGCTCAGAGTACTGTGA